A window from Mytilus galloprovincialis chromosome 8, xbMytGall1.hap1.1, whole genome shotgun sequence encodes these proteins:
- the LOC143042561 gene encoding uncharacterized protein LOC143042561 isoform X3 translates to MTVVCTVTSTSMLCRQRLKVEKVESTSLLWNEVGQQSQQMTSVRAGLQRAYLDGLDFLRNKIQDSEQEVQSLQQSFYSSEEAKGDNLTQKQLDYLKQVNEKLLNANNELKRKNIKLEIIDSETRLVGLINKLREAMEYDKGEITMITEFWENLKNTVDGFRALVEKFQNSVLNRLNQSCISYSSDDINLEVSNRYTLDISGYITELERELTNTRLLLKSLDSGLHQDLFKDSEFSEKLLVACDLKAFPILRLIPDLENKISNLCDISRKWLNRDEEYMYEVNDYIRKTRTITKRRSDVLKNQKEKQKKIEKSVKSTQILLQNNREKLHTIESELNQLDEQIAGYEHVKKSKHEEKEQKANMADFLKLTLTQTKKNYSLQIKRQKLLKQVRELEQLLIAIERELSDVQDKKVERDQAKSLLTEKVENSQKSYGAARNEFSKYSDELETLEQEVNILSGQLLQLEIIQTYKTSPENMEQIFDRPQTVKLAPSLKEKIKNRKRKVGTQKVD, encoded by the exons ATGACAGTCGTTTGTACAGTAACAAGTACTAGTATGCTTTGTAGACAACggttaaaagttgaaaaggttgaATCTACATCATTGCTTTGG AACGAGGTTGGACAACAGTCACAGCAAATGACATCTGTCAGAGCTGGCCTTCAGAGAGCGTATCTAGACGGATTGGACTTCCTCCGAAACAAGATCCAGGACTCGGAACAGGAAGTGCAAAGTTTGCAACAAAGTTTTTATAGTTCCGAGGaggcaaagggagataatttaactCAAAAACAGTTAGACTATCTTAAACAAGTGAACGAAAAGTTGTTAAACGCAAATAATGAATTAAAGCGCAAAAATATAAAGTTAGAAATTATAGATAGTGAAACACGCCTTGTTGGTCTTATCAATAAACTCAGAGAAGCAATGGAATATGACAAAGGTGAAATTACGATGATAACTGAGTTCTGGGAAAATCTCAAAAATACGGTTGATGGTTTTCGTGCCTTagttgaaaaatttcaaaatagtgTATTAAATCGGTTAAATCAGAGTTGCATTAGCTACAGCAGTGATGATATTAATCTAGAAGTTTCAAACCGTTATACCTTGGATATTTCTGGTTATATAACGGAATTAGAACGCGAGTTGACAAATACGAGACTACTTCTGAAAAGTTTAGATAGTGGTTTACACCAGGATTTATTCAAAGATTCCGAATTTTCAGAGAAATTACTGGTTGCATGTGATTTGAAAGCTTTTCCCATATTAAGACTTATACCAGATCTAGAAAACAAAATCAGTAATCTATGTGATATTTCTAGAAAATGGTTAAACAGAGATGAAGAATATATGTATGAAGTAAACGATTATATACGGAAAACACGAACAATAACAAAAAGGAGATCAGACGTGCtgaaaaatcaaaaagaaaagcaaaagaaaattgaaaaatcgGTTAAATCAACTCAAATATTACTGCAAAATAACAGAGAAAAACTGCATACTATTGAATCAGAACTGAATCAGTTAGATGAACAAATTGCTGGATACGAACACGTGAAGAAGAGTAAACAtgaagaaaaagaacaaaaagcTAATATGGCGGACTTTCTAAAGCTTACATTGACACAAACGAAGAAAAACTACAGTCTCCAAATCAAGAGACAGAAACTATTAAAACAAGTTCGCGAATTAGAACAACTGCTCATAGCTATTGAGAGGGAATTATCAGATGTTCAAGATAAAAAGGTCGAAAGAGACCAGGCAAAATCATTGCTGACAGAAAAAGTCGAAAATAGTCAAAAATCATATGGTGCTGCAAGAAACGAATTTAGTAAATATTCGGACGAACTTGAAACACTTGAACAGGAAGTTAATATTTTATCAGGTCAGCTGTTACAACTTGAGATTATACAGACATATAAAACAAGCCCCGAAAACATGGAACAGATATTTGACCGACCACAAACTGTTAAACTGGCACCTTCATtgaaagagaaaataaaaaatagaaagcGAAAGGTCGGAACACAGAAAGTAGACTAG
- the LOC143042561 gene encoding uncharacterized protein LOC143042561 isoform X5 yields MLEHNTDKESFYFNEEDGEEMEGENEVGQQSQQMTSVRAGLQRAYLDGLDFLRNKIQDSEQEVQSLQQSFYSSEEAKGDNLTQKQLDYLKQVNEKLLNANNELKRKNIKLEIIDSETRLVGLINKLREAMEYDKGEITMITEFWENLKNTVDGFRALVEKFQNSVLNRLNQSCISYSSDDINLEVSNRYTLDISGYITELERELTNTRLLLKSLDSGLHQDLFKDSEFSEKLLVACDLKAFPILRLIPDLENKISNLCDISRKWLNRDEEYMYEVNDYIRKTRTITKRRSDVLKNQKEKQKKIEKSVKSTQILLQNNREKLHTIESELNQLDEQIAGYEHVKKSKHEEKEQKANMADFLKLTLTQTKKNYSLQIKRQKLLKQVRELEQLLIAIERELSDVQDKKVERDQAKSLLTEKVENSQKSYGAARNEFSKYSDELETLEQEVNILSGQLLQLEIIQTYKTSPENMEQIFDRPQTVKLAPSLKEKIKNRKRKVGTQKVD; encoded by the exons ATGTTAGAACACAATACGGACAAAGAAAGTTTCTATTTCAATGAGGAGGATGGGGAGGAAATGGAAGGAGAG AACGAGGTTGGACAACAGTCACAGCAAATGACATCTGTCAGAGCTGGCCTTCAGAGAGCGTATCTAGACGGATTGGACTTCCTCCGAAACAAGATCCAGGACTCGGAACAGGAAGTGCAAAGTTTGCAACAAAGTTTTTATAGTTCCGAGGaggcaaagggagataatttaactCAAAAACAGTTAGACTATCTTAAACAAGTGAACGAAAAGTTGTTAAACGCAAATAATGAATTAAAGCGCAAAAATATAAAGTTAGAAATTATAGATAGTGAAACACGCCTTGTTGGTCTTATCAATAAACTCAGAGAAGCAATGGAATATGACAAAGGTGAAATTACGATGATAACTGAGTTCTGGGAAAATCTCAAAAATACGGTTGATGGTTTTCGTGCCTTagttgaaaaatttcaaaatagtgTATTAAATCGGTTAAATCAGAGTTGCATTAGCTACAGCAGTGATGATATTAATCTAGAAGTTTCAAACCGTTATACCTTGGATATTTCTGGTTATATAACGGAATTAGAACGCGAGTTGACAAATACGAGACTACTTCTGAAAAGTTTAGATAGTGGTTTACACCAGGATTTATTCAAAGATTCCGAATTTTCAGAGAAATTACTGGTTGCATGTGATTTGAAAGCTTTTCCCATATTAAGACTTATACCAGATCTAGAAAACAAAATCAGTAATCTATGTGATATTTCTAGAAAATGGTTAAACAGAGATGAAGAATATATGTATGAAGTAAACGATTATATACGGAAAACACGAACAATAACAAAAAGGAGATCAGACGTGCtgaaaaatcaaaaagaaaagcaaaagaaaattgaaaaatcgGTTAAATCAACTCAAATATTACTGCAAAATAACAGAGAAAAACTGCATACTATTGAATCAGAACTGAATCAGTTAGATGAACAAATTGCTGGATACGAACACGTGAAGAAGAGTAAACAtgaagaaaaagaacaaaaagcTAATATGGCGGACTTTCTAAAGCTTACATTGACACAAACGAAGAAAAACTACAGTCTCCAAATCAAGAGACAGAAACTATTAAAACAAGTTCGCGAATTAGAACAACTGCTCATAGCTATTGAGAGGGAATTATCAGATGTTCAAGATAAAAAGGTCGAAAGAGACCAGGCAAAATCATTGCTGACAGAAAAAGTCGAAAATAGTCAAAAATCATATGGTGCTGCAAGAAACGAATTTAGTAAATATTCGGACGAACTTGAAACACTTGAACAGGAAGTTAATATTTTATCAGGTCAGCTGTTACAACTTGAGATTATACAGACATATAAAACAAGCCCCGAAAACATGGAACAGATATTTGACCGACCACAAACTGTTAAACTGGCACCTTCATtgaaagagaaaataaaaaatagaaagcGAAAGGTCGGAACACAGAAAGTAGACTAG
- the LOC143042561 gene encoding uncharacterized protein LOC143042561 isoform X2, which produces MYQPMFPSLTGNTGQKGALTLGASKRPNVRKANSIIRKRTKDVPYDHAGKFPKENVENNEVGQQSQQMTSVRAGLQRAYLDGLDFLRNKIQDSEQEVQSLQQSFYSSEEAKGDNLTQKQLDYLKQVNEKLLNANNELKRKNIKLEIIDSETRLVGLINKLREAMEYDKGEITMITEFWENLKNTVDGFRALVEKFQNSVLNRLNQSCISYSSDDINLEVSNRYTLDISGYITELERELTNTRLLLKSLDSGLHQDLFKDSEFSEKLLVACDLKAFPILRLIPDLENKISNLCDISRKWLNRDEEYMYEVNDYIRKTRTITKRRSDVLKNQKEKQKKIEKSVKSTQILLQNNREKLHTIESELNQLDEQIAGYEHVKKSKHEEKEQKANMADFLKLTLTQTKKNYSLQIKRQKLLKQVRELEQLLIAIERELSDVQDKKVERDQAKSLLTEKVENSQKSYGAARNEFSKYSDELETLEQEVNILSGQLLQLEIIQTYKTSPENMEQIFDRPQTVKLAPSLKEKIKNRKRKVGTQKVD; this is translated from the exons atgtaccAGCCTATGTTTCCAAGTCTTACCGGGAATACTGGACAAAAGGGAGCTCTTACTCTTGGTGCTTCTAAACGGCCTAATGTGAGAAAGGCCAACAGTATAATCAGGAAACGTACCAAAGATGTTCCGTATGACCACGCAGGGAAATTCCCGAAAGAAAATGTCGAAAAT AACGAGGTTGGACAACAGTCACAGCAAATGACATCTGTCAGAGCTGGCCTTCAGAGAGCGTATCTAGACGGATTGGACTTCCTCCGAAACAAGATCCAGGACTCGGAACAGGAAGTGCAAAGTTTGCAACAAAGTTTTTATAGTTCCGAGGaggcaaagggagataatttaactCAAAAACAGTTAGACTATCTTAAACAAGTGAACGAAAAGTTGTTAAACGCAAATAATGAATTAAAGCGCAAAAATATAAAGTTAGAAATTATAGATAGTGAAACACGCCTTGTTGGTCTTATCAATAAACTCAGAGAAGCAATGGAATATGACAAAGGTGAAATTACGATGATAACTGAGTTCTGGGAAAATCTCAAAAATACGGTTGATGGTTTTCGTGCCTTagttgaaaaatttcaaaatagtgTATTAAATCGGTTAAATCAGAGTTGCATTAGCTACAGCAGTGATGATATTAATCTAGAAGTTTCAAACCGTTATACCTTGGATATTTCTGGTTATATAACGGAATTAGAACGCGAGTTGACAAATACGAGACTACTTCTGAAAAGTTTAGATAGTGGTTTACACCAGGATTTATTCAAAGATTCCGAATTTTCAGAGAAATTACTGGTTGCATGTGATTTGAAAGCTTTTCCCATATTAAGACTTATACCAGATCTAGAAAACAAAATCAGTAATCTATGTGATATTTCTAGAAAATGGTTAAACAGAGATGAAGAATATATGTATGAAGTAAACGATTATATACGGAAAACACGAACAATAACAAAAAGGAGATCAGACGTGCtgaaaaatcaaaaagaaaagcaaaagaaaattgaaaaatcgGTTAAATCAACTCAAATATTACTGCAAAATAACAGAGAAAAACTGCATACTATTGAATCAGAACTGAATCAGTTAGATGAACAAATTGCTGGATACGAACACGTGAAGAAGAGTAAACAtgaagaaaaagaacaaaaagcTAATATGGCGGACTTTCTAAAGCTTACATTGACACAAACGAAGAAAAACTACAGTCTCCAAATCAAGAGACAGAAACTATTAAAACAAGTTCGCGAATTAGAACAACTGCTCATAGCTATTGAGAGGGAATTATCAGATGTTCAAGATAAAAAGGTCGAAAGAGACCAGGCAAAATCATTGCTGACAGAAAAAGTCGAAAATAGTCAAAAATCATATGGTGCTGCAAGAAACGAATTTAGTAAATATTCGGACGAACTTGAAACACTTGAACAGGAAGTTAATATTTTATCAGGTCAGCTGTTACAACTTGAGATTATACAGACATATAAAACAAGCCCCGAAAACATGGAACAGATATTTGACCGACCACAAACTGTTAAACTGGCACCTTCATtgaaagagaaaataaaaaatagaaagcGAAAGGTCGGAACACAGAAAGTAGACTAG
- the LOC143042561 gene encoding uncharacterized protein LOC143042561 isoform X4: protein MDLFRIEAKLRKYPGPISVVTLKNKNEVGQQSQQMTSVRAGLQRAYLDGLDFLRNKIQDSEQEVQSLQQSFYSSEEAKGDNLTQKQLDYLKQVNEKLLNANNELKRKNIKLEIIDSETRLVGLINKLREAMEYDKGEITMITEFWENLKNTVDGFRALVEKFQNSVLNRLNQSCISYSSDDINLEVSNRYTLDISGYITELERELTNTRLLLKSLDSGLHQDLFKDSEFSEKLLVACDLKAFPILRLIPDLENKISNLCDISRKWLNRDEEYMYEVNDYIRKTRTITKRRSDVLKNQKEKQKKIEKSVKSTQILLQNNREKLHTIESELNQLDEQIAGYEHVKKSKHEEKEQKANMADFLKLTLTQTKKNYSLQIKRQKLLKQVRELEQLLIAIERELSDVQDKKVERDQAKSLLTEKVENSQKSYGAARNEFSKYSDELETLEQEVNILSGQLLQLEIIQTYKTSPENMEQIFDRPQTVKLAPSLKEKIKNRKRKVGTQKVD, encoded by the coding sequence AACGAGGTTGGACAACAGTCACAGCAAATGACATCTGTCAGAGCTGGCCTTCAGAGAGCGTATCTAGACGGATTGGACTTCCTCCGAAACAAGATCCAGGACTCGGAACAGGAAGTGCAAAGTTTGCAACAAAGTTTTTATAGTTCCGAGGaggcaaagggagataatttaactCAAAAACAGTTAGACTATCTTAAACAAGTGAACGAAAAGTTGTTAAACGCAAATAATGAATTAAAGCGCAAAAATATAAAGTTAGAAATTATAGATAGTGAAACACGCCTTGTTGGTCTTATCAATAAACTCAGAGAAGCAATGGAATATGACAAAGGTGAAATTACGATGATAACTGAGTTCTGGGAAAATCTCAAAAATACGGTTGATGGTTTTCGTGCCTTagttgaaaaatttcaaaatagtgTATTAAATCGGTTAAATCAGAGTTGCATTAGCTACAGCAGTGATGATATTAATCTAGAAGTTTCAAACCGTTATACCTTGGATATTTCTGGTTATATAACGGAATTAGAACGCGAGTTGACAAATACGAGACTACTTCTGAAAAGTTTAGATAGTGGTTTACACCAGGATTTATTCAAAGATTCCGAATTTTCAGAGAAATTACTGGTTGCATGTGATTTGAAAGCTTTTCCCATATTAAGACTTATACCAGATCTAGAAAACAAAATCAGTAATCTATGTGATATTTCTAGAAAATGGTTAAACAGAGATGAAGAATATATGTATGAAGTAAACGATTATATACGGAAAACACGAACAATAACAAAAAGGAGATCAGACGTGCtgaaaaatcaaaaagaaaagcaaaagaaaattgaaaaatcgGTTAAATCAACTCAAATATTACTGCAAAATAACAGAGAAAAACTGCATACTATTGAATCAGAACTGAATCAGTTAGATGAACAAATTGCTGGATACGAACACGTGAAGAAGAGTAAACAtgaagaaaaagaacaaaaagcTAATATGGCGGACTTTCTAAAGCTTACATTGACACAAACGAAGAAAAACTACAGTCTCCAAATCAAGAGACAGAAACTATTAAAACAAGTTCGCGAATTAGAACAACTGCTCATAGCTATTGAGAGGGAATTATCAGATGTTCAAGATAAAAAGGTCGAAAGAGACCAGGCAAAATCATTGCTGACAGAAAAAGTCGAAAATAGTCAAAAATCATATGGTGCTGCAAGAAACGAATTTAGTAAATATTCGGACGAACTTGAAACACTTGAACAGGAAGTTAATATTTTATCAGGTCAGCTGTTACAACTTGAGATTATACAGACATATAAAACAAGCCCCGAAAACATGGAACAGATATTTGACCGACCACAAACTGTTAAACTGGCACCTTCATtgaaagagaaaataaaaaatagaaagcGAAAGGTCGGAACACAGAAAGTAGACTAG